In Streptomyces canus, one DNA window encodes the following:
- a CDS encoding LysR family transcriptional regulator has translation MDLEAVRTFVAVAEAGQFQKAATDLSITQQAVSKRIAGLESNLGVRLFTRAPRGAELTIDGQAFLPHARELLRVAERAGASVRPGRRPLRVDVIASRSAQSGLMRGFHRAHPEIDLDVMMLFDIETAVTAIRSGAIDASFRAVAAPGRPLPEDIASVRVLDEPLQLLTGPAHTLAGARSVTIAQLTGHRIWMPGIAPGTEWGAYYDDLVAEFGLTIEVTGPNFGSDALLDTISDTPALATFMGEHSRLIWPADHGLRRIPVTDPTPVYPRSLLWHRDNPHPALATLRTHLAAATAGHDTAGTWTPGWAIPR, from the coding sequence GTGGACCTCGAAGCTGTACGTACCTTTGTCGCCGTCGCGGAAGCGGGCCAGTTCCAGAAAGCCGCCACCGACCTGTCGATCACCCAGCAGGCTGTCTCCAAGCGCATCGCCGGGCTGGAGAGCAACCTCGGCGTGCGGTTGTTCACCCGTGCCCCACGCGGCGCCGAGCTCACCATCGATGGTCAGGCGTTCCTGCCCCACGCACGCGAGCTGCTGCGCGTCGCCGAGCGTGCGGGCGCGTCCGTGCGTCCCGGCCGCCGTCCGCTGCGCGTCGACGTGATCGCCTCGCGCAGCGCGCAGTCGGGCCTGATGCGCGGCTTCCACCGCGCACACCCCGAGATCGACCTCGACGTGATGATGCTGTTCGACATCGAGACGGCCGTCACCGCCATCCGCTCCGGTGCGATCGACGCGTCCTTCCGCGCCGTCGCCGCGCCCGGTCGACCCCTGCCCGAGGACATCGCCTCCGTCCGGGTGCTCGACGAGCCGCTCCAACTCCTCACCGGCCCCGCCCACACACTGGCGGGCGCCCGGTCGGTGACCATCGCCCAGCTCACCGGGCACCGGATCTGGATGCCCGGCATCGCCCCCGGTACCGAGTGGGGCGCCTACTACGACGACCTCGTCGCCGAGTTCGGCCTCACCATCGAGGTGACCGGCCCCAACTTCGGCTCCGACGCGCTCCTCGACACCATCTCCGACACCCCGGCCCTGGCCACCTTCATGGGCGAGCACAGCCGCCTCATCTGGCCCGCCGACCACGGCCTGCGCCGCATCCCGGTGACCGACCCGACGCCCGTCTACCCGCGCTCGCTCCTCTGGCACCGCGACAACCCCCACCCAGCGCTGGCCACCCTCCGCACCCACCTCGCCGCCGCGACGGCCGGCCACGACACCGCCGGGACCTGGACACCGGGCTGGGCGATTCCTCGCTGA
- a CDS encoding class I SAM-dependent methyltransferase, with product MPLLDALARFNDAHPWSHNAHFHPWLMRQLPRRYDRALDVGCGSGDLARLLATRATQVHGIDSDERIIDKARESTDPGLPVTFAVADALSYDEGSPYDVITCVAVLHHLPLTETLTRFRQRLAPGGSLVIVGLTREDTRVQTLLGLASVPLNLVTGWVKNRGRTAPRPVAMTAPTRPADVPHTEFAREVRRILPGARLRRRLFWRYSLVWKKVRGDVDPGRL from the coding sequence ATGCCTCTCCTGGACGCCCTCGCTCGCTTCAACGACGCCCACCCCTGGTCCCACAACGCCCACTTCCACCCGTGGCTCATGCGTCAGTTGCCCCGGCGCTACGACCGCGCCCTCGACGTCGGCTGCGGTTCCGGTGACCTGGCCCGGCTGCTGGCCACGCGCGCGACGCAGGTCCACGGCATCGACAGCGACGAACGGATCATCGACAAGGCGAGGGAGTCGACTGACCCCGGCCTCCCCGTCACCTTCGCCGTCGCAGACGCCCTGTCCTACGACGAAGGCTCCCCCTACGACGTCATCACCTGCGTCGCCGTACTCCACCACCTCCCCCTGACCGAGACCCTCACCCGCTTCCGACAACGGCTGGCCCCCGGCGGGAGCCTGGTGATCGTCGGGCTGACGCGAGAAGACACCCGCGTCCAGACACTCCTCGGCCTCGCGTCCGTCCCGCTCAACCTGGTCACCGGTTGGGTCAAGAACAGGGGACGTACGGCACCGCGCCCCGTCGCGATGACCGCCCCGACCCGACCGGCGGACGTCCCCCACACCGAGTTCGCCCGCGAGGTCCGCCGTATTCTCCCCGGCGCCCGGCTGAGGCGGCGCCTCTTCTGGCGCTACAGCCTCGTGTGGAAAAAGGTGCGCGGGGATGTCGATCCCGGCAGGCTCTGA
- a CDS encoding dihydrofolate reductase family protein, which translates to MPKVRVHNVTISLDGFMAGPNQRLDAPFGDGVGWGDDLHSWFMSASQDAAAGKSGIDVDHFVRGDQNIGATIMGRNMFGPQRGPWEDESWQGWWGDNPPYHHDVFVHTHHLRPALEMAGGTTFHFTDGPPEAVLRRAFDAADGKDVRIGGGAAVIRQYLRAGLIDELHLAIAPLLIGRGERLLDDLGDGIDGYRVSELVSSPNVTHAILLRS; encoded by the coding sequence ATGCCCAAGGTCCGGGTGCACAACGTGACGATCTCCCTCGACGGTTTCATGGCGGGTCCGAATCAGCGACTGGACGCCCCGTTCGGCGACGGCGTCGGCTGGGGCGACGACCTGCACAGCTGGTTCATGTCCGCGTCGCAGGACGCGGCCGCGGGGAAGTCCGGGATCGACGTCGACCACTTCGTCCGCGGTGATCAGAACATCGGCGCCACGATCATGGGGCGGAACATGTTCGGGCCGCAGCGCGGGCCGTGGGAGGACGAGTCCTGGCAGGGCTGGTGGGGTGACAACCCGCCGTACCACCACGACGTCTTCGTTCACACCCACCATCTGCGCCCGGCACTGGAGATGGCCGGCGGAACCACCTTCCACTTCACCGACGGGCCGCCGGAGGCGGTCCTGCGGCGCGCGTTCGACGCCGCGGACGGCAAGGACGTCCGGATCGGCGGCGGGGCAGCGGTCATCCGGCAGTATCTGCGCGCCGGGCTGATCGACGAACTCCACCTGGCGATCGCGCCGCTCCTCATCGGACGCGGGGAGCGGCTCCTCGACGACCTCGGCGACGGGATCGACGGCTACCGGGTGTCCGAGCTGGTCAGCTCACCGAACGTCACCCACGCGATCCTCCTCCGCAGCTGA
- the murQ gene encoding N-acetylmuramic acid 6-phosphate etherase, translated as MTSTSSSRELRAALESLTTEAFRPELADIDQLPTLDIARLMNGEDASVAAAVSRRLPQIAAAVDAISDRMARGGRLIYVGAGTAGRLGVLDASECPPTFNTDPAQVVGLIAGGPEALVTSVEGAEDSAELARADLDGLAVTDVDTVVGVSASGRTPYAVGAVEHARAQGALTVGLSCNADSALAAAADHGIEVVVGPELLTGSTRLKAGTAQKLVLNMLSTITMIRLGKTYGNLMVDVRASNEKLRARSRRIVALATGADDQEVERALATTDGEVKNAILAILADVDGPTAARLLEESGGHLRAALAATTR; from the coding sequence ATGACGTCCACGTCCTCTTCCCGTGAACTGCGTGCCGCGTTGGAGTCGCTGACCACCGAGGCCTTCCGGCCGGAGCTGGCCGACATCGATCAGTTGCCGACCCTCGACATCGCCCGGCTGATGAACGGCGAGGACGCCTCCGTGGCCGCCGCGGTGTCCCGGCGTTTGCCGCAGATCGCCGCCGCCGTCGACGCGATCTCCGACCGGATGGCCCGCGGCGGACGGCTGATCTACGTCGGTGCGGGCACCGCCGGACGCCTCGGCGTACTGGACGCCTCCGAGTGTCCGCCGACCTTCAACACCGACCCCGCCCAGGTCGTGGGCCTGATCGCGGGCGGCCCCGAGGCTCTGGTCACCTCCGTCGAGGGGGCGGAGGACTCGGCGGAGCTGGCGCGGGCCGACCTCGACGGGCTCGCGGTGACGGACGTGGACACGGTGGTCGGGGTGTCCGCGTCCGGTCGTACCCCTTACGCCGTGGGCGCGGTGGAACACGCCCGCGCGCAGGGGGCGTTGACGGTCGGCCTGTCCTGCAACGCGGACAGCGCGCTCGCCGCGGCAGCCGATCACGGCATCGAGGTGGTCGTCGGCCCCGAGCTGCTCACCGGCTCGACCCGCCTCAAGGCGGGCACGGCCCAGAAGCTCGTCCTCAACATGCTGTCGACGATCACGATGATCCGCCTGGGCAAGACGTACGGGAACCTGATGGTCGACGTCCGCGCCTCCAACGAGAAGCTGCGGGCCCGCTCCCGCCGTATCGTCGCCCTCGCCACCGGCGCCGACGACCAGGAGGTCGAGCGCGCCCTGGCCACCACGGACGGCGAGGTGAAGAACGCCATCCTGGCCATCCTGGCCGACGTGGACGGCCCCACGGCGGCCCGGCTCCTGGAGGAGTCGGGGGGCCATCTGCGGGCGGCGCTGGCGGCGACGACCCGCTAG
- a CDS encoding MurR/RpiR family transcriptional regulator, with product MPQEVKEIFGSALAAKVRTLGPSMTRSMQRVAEAVAKDPAGCAALTVTGLAELTGTSEATVVRTARLLGYPGYRDLRLALAGLAAQQQSGRSPAITTDIAVDDPLADVVAKLAYDEQQTLADTAAGLDTVQLGAAVAAAASARRIDVYGVGASGLVAQDLTQKLLRIGLIAQAHSDPHLAVTNAVQLRSGDVAIAITHSGATGDVIEPLRVAFEHGATTVAITGRPGGAVAQYADHVLTTSTARESELRPAAMSSRTSQLLVVDCLFVGVAQQTYETAAPALAASYEALAHRHRR from the coding sequence GTGCCCCAGGAAGTGAAGGAAATTTTCGGCAGCGCTCTCGCCGCGAAGGTGCGCACGCTGGGTCCGTCCATGACGCGCTCCATGCAGCGGGTCGCCGAGGCCGTCGCCAAGGACCCCGCGGGGTGCGCGGCGCTCACCGTCACGGGCCTCGCGGAACTGACCGGGACGAGCGAGGCGACCGTCGTGCGCACGGCCCGGCTGCTGGGGTATCCCGGGTACCGCGACCTGCGGCTCGCCCTCGCCGGGCTCGCCGCGCAGCAGCAGTCCGGGCGGTCTCCCGCGATCACCACGGACATCGCGGTGGACGACCCGCTCGCGGACGTGGTCGCCAAGCTCGCCTACGACGAGCAGCAGACCCTCGCGGACACGGCGGCCGGGCTGGACACCGTGCAGTTGGGGGCGGCGGTCGCCGCGGCGGCCTCGGCGCGGCGGATCGACGTGTACGGGGTGGGTGCCTCCGGTCTCGTCGCCCAGGACCTCACGCAGAAGCTGCTGCGGATAGGGCTGATAGCCCAGGCGCACAGCGACCCGCATCTCGCCGTGACGAACGCCGTGCAGTTGCGGTCGGGCGATGTGGCGATCGCGATCACGCACTCCGGGGCGACCGGGGATGTCATCGAGCCGCTGCGGGTCGCCTTCGAGCACGGGGCCACGACCGTCGCCATCACCGGGCGGCCGGGCGGGGCGGTGGCGCAGTACGCCGACCATGTACTGACGACGTCCACGGCCCGGGAGAGTGAACTGCGGCCGGCGGCGATGTCCTCGCGGACGAGTCAGCTGCTGGTGGTGGACTGTCTGTTCGTGGGGGTGGCGCAGCAGACGTACGAGACGGCGGCGCCCGCGCTGGCCGCGTCATACGAGGCGCTGGCGCACCGGCATCGTCGATAG
- a CDS encoding DUF4031 domain-containing protein, translating into MTVYIDPPTWPGHGRMWSHLVSDVSFDELHAFADELGVPRRAFERDHYDIPSHRYADVVAAGAVEVSSREVVRLLTGAGLRRPKGR; encoded by the coding sequence GTGACCGTCTACATCGACCCACCCACCTGGCCGGGGCACGGCCGCATGTGGTCCCACCTCGTCAGCGACGTCTCCTTCGACGAACTGCACGCCTTCGCCGACGAGTTGGGCGTCCCGAGGCGCGCCTTCGAACGCGACCACTACGACATACCCTCGCACCGGTACGCGGACGTCGTGGCGGCCGGCGCGGTGGAGGTCAGCAGCCGCGAGGTGGTGCGGCTGCTCACGGGGGCGGGACTGCGGCGGCCCAAAGGCCGTTAA
- a CDS encoding GNAT family N-acetyltransferase, whose translation MADMGGERVTEAVADAVAVLRAAVDRDWEAVRAGRVEWSCLKTAEHIASDLIAYAGQLAGSPQDRYVPFEIHLEDDTDAEGALQVIETAGTLFAATIRATPREIRAFHPYPFRSANRAGFAAMGIAEVLLHTYDMADGLGLPYEPPAHLPEHVLTRIFPEVQPGPDPWRTLLWATGRGDLPGRAPRTEWRWSNNLVLPTERLTLQGVTPASAAELAAGGDGDFEWVEDGPFEGTREAAGMTIKAYEAGVHRPEFGLFALVRREDGRAIGGIGFHGAPDEDGRAEVGYDLAESARGQSYATEALRALSDWALARDDVRSLCATIEPDNAASQRVIARAGYVRATVEEEQAYGEAEPGLRLYVLPGRAG comes from the coding sequence ATGGCAGACATGGGCGGGGAACGGGTGACGGAGGCCGTCGCGGACGCGGTGGCGGTGCTGCGGGCGGCGGTGGACCGGGACTGGGAGGCGGTACGGGCCGGCCGGGTGGAGTGGAGCTGTCTGAAGACGGCCGAGCACATCGCGAGCGATCTGATCGCGTACGCGGGGCAGTTGGCGGGCAGCCCGCAGGACAGGTACGTCCCCTTCGAGATCCACCTCGAGGACGACACGGACGCCGAGGGCGCCCTCCAGGTGATCGAGACGGCCGGCACCCTCTTCGCCGCGACGATCCGCGCCACCCCGCGCGAGATCCGCGCCTTCCACCCGTACCCCTTCCGCAGCGCGAACCGCGCGGGCTTCGCCGCGATGGGCATCGCCGAGGTGCTGCTGCACACGTACGACATGGCGGACGGACTGGGCCTGCCGTACGAGCCCCCCGCCCACCTCCCCGAACACGTCCTCACCCGGATCTTCCCCGAGGTCCAGCCGGGCCCCGACCCCTGGCGCACCCTCCTGTGGGCCACCGGCCGCGGCGACCTGCCCGGCCGCGCCCCGCGCACGGAGTGGCGCTGGAGCAACAACCTCGTCCTGCCCACCGAACGCCTCACCCTCCAGGGCGTGACCCCCGCCTCGGCCGCCGAACTGGCCGCGGGCGGCGACGGTGACTTCGAGTGGGTCGAGGACGGCCCCTTCGAGGGCACCCGCGAGGCCGCCGGCATGACCATCAAGGCCTACGAAGCCGGCGTCCACCGCCCGGAGTTCGGCCTCTTCGCCCTCGTACGGCGGGAGGACGGCCGCGCGATCGGCGGCATCGGCTTCCACGGCGCCCCCGACGAGGACGGCCGCGCGGAGGTCGGCTACGACCTCGCCGAGAGCGCCCGCGGCCAGAGCTATGCCACGGAGGCCCTGCGCGCCCTCAGCGACTGGGCCCTGGCCCGCGACGACGTGCGCAGCCTCTGCGCCACCATCGAACCCGACAACGCCGCCTCGCAGCGGGTGATCGCCCGGGCCGGGTACGTCCGGGCCACGGTGGAGGAGGAGCAGGCGTACGGGGAGGCGGAACCGGGCCTTCGGCTGTACGTGCTGCCCGGCCGGGCCGGTTAA
- a CDS encoding HD domain-containing protein, translating to MADLDDLRDRFARALESARPGTEGPDPAPYADNLLTRWQEPQRRYHTVHHLTAVLDHIDVLEEYADDPHLVRLAAWFHDAVYLPDRSENEDRSARLAERALPEAGLSRQGTAEVARLVRLTTTHAPADDDRNGQVLCDADLAILAAPPSAYAAYTAAVREEYGFVPTDAFREGRSAILRQLLDLPRLFRTPYGERQWEATARYNLASELEMLSL from the coding sequence ATGGCCGATCTCGACGACCTCCGCGACCGTTTCGCCCGTGCCCTGGAGAGCGCCCGCCCCGGGACCGAAGGACCCGACCCGGCGCCGTACGCCGACAACCTGCTCACCCGCTGGCAGGAACCGCAGCGCCGGTACCACACCGTCCACCACCTGACGGCGGTCCTGGACCACATCGACGTACTGGAGGAGTACGCGGACGACCCGCACCTGGTGCGTCTCGCGGCCTGGTTCCACGACGCCGTCTACCTCCCGGACCGCTCGGAGAACGAGGACCGCTCCGCCCGACTGGCCGAACGCGCCCTCCCCGAGGCCGGACTCTCCCGGCAAGGCACGGCCGAAGTGGCCCGCCTCGTCCGCCTCACCACCACCCACGCCCCCGCCGACGACGACCGCAACGGCCAGGTCCTCTGCGACGCCGACCTCGCGATCCTCGCCGCCCCGCCCTCCGCCTACGCCGCCTACACGGCCGCCGTACGCGAGGAGTACGGCTTCGTCCCGACCGACGCCTTCCGCGAGGGCCGGTCCGCAATCCTGCGCCAACTGCTGGATCTGCCACGCCTGTTCAGGACGCCGTACGGGGAACGGCAATGGGAGGCCACAGCCCGTTACAACCTCGCCTCGGAGCTGGAAATGCTGTCGCTCTGA
- a CDS encoding maleylpyruvate isomerase family mycothiol-dependent enzyme codes for MTTDMTADAVRDPDLPGRLLAGERDALIPLLRSRPDADFALPTRACPGWSVRDVLAHCSSALTRVVEGRFEKGAFSPESNDRDIAERADRTNQQVVDELERGMTQAGPVIASAGGVLDIIALGEWVHAGDVRDVLGEPGAYAGAGLPDALALLARTTRERGHLPLHADVDDLDEPVRLGDVTGDRTPARYIGDAATLVRLYSGRPVEGRAYELAGAEVKELNIFG; via the coding sequence ATGACCACAGACATGACTGCGGACGCCGTACGCGACCCCGACCTGCCCGGCCGCCTCCTGGCCGGCGAACGCGACGCCCTGATCCCCCTCCTGCGCTCCCGCCCGGACGCCGATTTCGCGCTGCCGACGCGGGCGTGTCCTGGGTGGAGCGTGCGGGACGTGCTGGCGCACTGTTCGTCCGCGCTGACGCGGGTCGTGGAGGGCCGGTTCGAGAAGGGGGCCTTCTCGCCCGAGTCGAACGACCGGGACATCGCCGAGCGCGCGGACCGGACGAACCAGCAGGTCGTGGACGAGCTGGAGCGCGGGATGACGCAGGCCGGGCCGGTGATCGCCTCAGCGGGTGGGGTGCTGGACATCATCGCGCTGGGGGAGTGGGTGCACGCCGGGGACGTACGGGACGTCCTCGGGGAGCCGGGGGCGTACGCGGGTGCCGGTCTTCCGGACGCGCTGGCCCTGCTGGCCCGCACGACCCGGGAACGCGGCCACCTCCCCCTCCACGCCGACGTCGACGACCTGGACGAACCGGTCCGCCTGGGCGATGTGACGGGTGACCGCACTCCGGCGCGGTACATCGGGGACGCGGCGACCCTCGTACGGCTGTACTCGGGGCGTCCGGTGGAGGGGCGGGCGTACGAGCTCGCGGGGGCGGAGGTGAAGGAGCTGAACATCTTCGGCTGA
- a CDS encoding copper homeostasis protein CutC has translation MSKRAVLEVIALDAEDAIAAQAGGADRLELVTDMAADGLTPTVSTVAAIRTAVDIPVRVMLRLSDGFGAGDVSRVARAAGEVRDAGAQEFVLGFLDGAGEVDLAAVERVVEVLDGCRWTFHRAIDHAADRDALRKQLADLPGLDTYLTAGSAVGVDEGLPVLLAEASRAGEPGYEQQLLVGGGLRLDHVPGLRAAGIDAFHIGGAARPGGWHAPVSADAVREWRHVLDEC, from the coding sequence ATGAGCAAGCGTGCAGTCCTGGAGGTGATCGCCCTGGACGCCGAGGACGCGATCGCCGCCCAGGCCGGAGGCGCGGACCGGCTGGAACTCGTGACCGACATGGCGGCGGACGGTCTGACGCCGACGGTCTCGACGGTCGCCGCGATCCGGACCGCCGTGGACATCCCGGTGCGGGTGATGCTGCGGCTGTCGGACGGGTTCGGGGCGGGGGACGTCTCGCGGGTGGCCCGGGCGGCCGGGGAGGTGCGGGACGCCGGGGCCCAGGAGTTCGTGCTCGGTTTCCTGGACGGGGCCGGCGAGGTCGATCTGGCCGCCGTGGAGCGGGTCGTCGAGGTGCTGGACGGGTGCCGCTGGACCTTCCACCGGGCGATCGACCATGCCGCCGACCGGGACGCGCTGCGCAAGCAGCTGGCCGATCTGCCGGGCCTGGACACCTACCTCACCGCGGGCTCGGCAGTGGGCGTCGACGAGGGGCTGCCGGTGCTTCTCGCGGAGGCGTCGAGGGCGGGGGAGCCGGGGTACGAACAGCAGCTTCTGGTGGGTGGCGGTCTACGACTGGACCACGTGCCGGGGCTGCGGGCGGCGGGAATCGACGCGTTCCACATCGGCGGGGCGGCGAGGCCGGGGGGCTGGCATGCACCGGTCTCGGCCGACGCCGTAAGGGAGTGGCGCCACGTCCTGGACGAGTGCTGA
- a CDS encoding HelD family protein produces MSRPPTPVPVADDPLARERSHLAGSRAALRAMREDAESLDIKDVTANWVNAEVLARQIGERIKSLADLSDTPLFFGRLDYLHSPGADRAEGAEGERFYIGRRHVHDHDGDPMVIDWRAPVSQPFYRASKKDPRDIGLRRRFGYTRGEITAYEDEHLSDPAEAAATSKLLQQEIERPRVGPMRDIVATIQPEQDEIVRSGLGGTVCVQGGPGTGKTAVGLHRVAYLLYAHRERLARTGTLVIGPNRSFLHYIEQVLPALGELSVKQATVDDLVAAGLEVRGTDDAAAAVLKGDARMAEVLKRAVYAHVTMPAEPVMVVRGSRRWRIPAYEIEEIVRELLDRGIRYGAAREALPQRIAHAVLVQMERSGEAPDDRVQDAVARNTAVKAAVKAIWPPVDPAKLVLRLLTDADFLAVHAEGILDEDEQKTIVWAKPVRSVKSAKWSAADAVLIDETTDIVERTHSLGHVVLDEAQDLSPMQYRAVGRRCSTGSATVLGDLAQGTTPWATRSWDEALAHLGKSDGVIEELTAGFRVPTDVITYASRLLPHIAPGLTPVASVRENPGFFDVRPVETTDQVVAACEELLRNEGSTGLIAADARVPELAEALTAAGIGYLAPGEETTAETRLTLVPASLAKGLEYDYVVLDEPQAVVDGEPDERTGLRRLYVALTRAVSGLVVTHAAPLPAALAK; encoded by the coding sequence TTGTCCAGGCCGCCCACGCCCGTGCCCGTAGCCGACGACCCTCTCGCCCGCGAACGCTCCCACCTCGCCGGCTCCCGTGCCGCACTGCGCGCCATGCGTGAGGACGCCGAGTCGCTGGACATCAAGGACGTCACCGCGAACTGGGTCAACGCCGAGGTCCTGGCCCGTCAGATCGGCGAGCGCATCAAGTCGCTGGCCGACCTCAGCGACACCCCCCTCTTCTTCGGCCGCCTGGACTACCTGCACTCCCCCGGCGCCGACCGGGCGGAAGGCGCCGAGGGCGAGCGCTTCTACATCGGCCGCCGGCACGTCCACGACCACGACGGCGACCCGATGGTGATCGACTGGCGTGCGCCGGTCTCGCAGCCGTTCTACCGGGCGTCCAAGAAGGACCCGAGGGACATCGGGCTGCGCCGCCGTTTCGGCTACACGCGCGGCGAGATCACGGCCTACGAGGACGAGCACCTCTCCGACCCCGCCGAGGCCGCGGCCACCAGCAAGCTGCTCCAGCAGGAGATCGAGCGCCCGCGCGTCGGCCCGATGCGCGACATCGTCGCGACCATCCAGCCCGAGCAGGACGAGATCGTTCGGTCCGGGCTCGGCGGCACGGTCTGCGTACAGGGAGGCCCCGGCACCGGGAAGACCGCCGTCGGCCTGCACCGGGTCGCGTATCTGCTCTACGCCCATCGCGAGCGGCTCGCCCGCACCGGCACCCTCGTCATCGGGCCGAACCGCTCCTTCCTGCACTACATCGAGCAGGTGCTGCCCGCGCTGGGCGAGCTGTCGGTGAAGCAGGCGACCGTCGACGACCTGGTCGCGGCGGGCCTGGAGGTGCGCGGCACCGATGACGCGGCGGCCGCCGTCCTCAAAGGCGACGCAAGGATGGCGGAGGTGCTCAAGCGGGCCGTGTACGCACACGTGACCATGCCGGCCGAGCCGGTGATGGTCGTCCGCGGGTCGCGCAGGTGGCGGATCCCGGCGTACGAGATCGAGGAGATCGTCCGGGAGTTGCTCGACCGGGGCATCCGTTACGGCGCCGCCCGCGAGGCACTCCCGCAGCGCATCGCGCACGCCGTGCTGGTGCAGATGGAGCGGTCCGGGGAGGCGCCGGACGACCGGGTGCAGGACGCGGTGGCACGCAACACGGCGGTGAAGGCGGCGGTCAAGGCGATCTGGCCGCCGGTGGATCCGGCGAAGCTGGTGCTCCGGCTGCTGACGGACGCGGACTTCCTCGCCGTCCACGCGGAGGGGATCCTCGACGAGGACGAGCAGAAGACGATCGTGTGGGCGAAGCCCGTCCGGAGCGTGAAGTCGGCCAAGTGGTCCGCCGCGGACGCGGTGCTGATCGACGAGACGACGGACATCGTGGAGCGCACGCACTCCCTCGGGCATGTGGTCCTCGACGAGGCGCAGGACCTGTCCCCCATGCAGTACCGCGCGGTCGGCCGCCGCTGCTCCACCGGTTCGGCGACGGTCCTCGGCGACCTCGCGCAGGGCACCACGCCCTGGGCGACGCGGAGTTGGGACGAGGCGCTGGCCCACCTGGGCAAGTCCGACGGGGTGATCGAGGAGTTGACGGCGGGTTTCCGCGTGCCGACGGACGTCATCACCTACGCCTCCCGCCTCCTCCCGCACATCGCGCCGGGCCTGACCCCGGTCGCTTCGGTCCGGGAGAACCCGGGATTCTTCGATGTCCGCCCCGTGGAGACCACGGACCAGGTGGTCGCCGCGTGCGAGGAGTTGCTGCGCAACGAGGGCTCGACCGGCCTGATCGCCGCCGACGCCCGCGTCCCGGAGCTGGCGGAGGCGCTGACCGCGGCCGGCATCGGCTACCTGGCCCCCGGCGAGGAGACGACGGCCGAAACCCGTCTGACCCTGGTCCCGGCGTCCCTCGCCAAGGGCCTCGAGTACGACTATGTCGTCCTGGACGAGCCGCAGGCGGTGGTGGACGGCGAACCGGACGAACGCACGGGCCTGCGGCGGCTGTACGTGGCGCTGACCCGAGCGGTGTCGGGGCTGGTCGTGACGCACGCGGCGCCATTGCCTGCGGCGCTCGCCAAGTAG